A stretch of Microbulbifer sp. SAOS-129_SWC DNA encodes these proteins:
- the tssB gene encoding type VI secretion system contractile sheath small subunit: MSESIHNKLKRVRKPRVHITYDVETNGAEVKKELPFVVGVMGDYSGDNAENRKALKERKFVQIDRDNFNDVMAKVNPKLNMQVENTLSDDGSKMGVDLDFRHMDDFSPEKIVEQVEPLKQLLEARSKLRDLLSKADRSEELEKVLEDILKSTDNVSAISEQLGLGEEKGEDAE, translated from the coding sequence ATGTCTGAAAGTATTCACAACAAGCTGAAGCGTGTGCGCAAGCCGCGCGTGCATATTACCTACGATGTTGAAACCAACGGTGCCGAAGTCAAGAAAGAACTGCCTTTTGTGGTCGGTGTTATGGGGGATTACTCCGGTGACAACGCGGAAAATCGCAAGGCGCTGAAAGAGCGCAAGTTCGTTCAGATCGATCGCGATAACTTCAACGATGTAATGGCCAAGGTGAATCCGAAGCTGAATATGCAGGTGGAAAATACCCTGAGCGATGATGGCAGCAAAATGGGTGTGGACCTGGACTTCAGGCACATGGACGATTTCTCACCGGAGAAAATTGTCGAGCAGGTGGAGCCTCTCAAGCAGTTGCTGGAAGCGCGCAGCAAACTGCGCGACCTGCTGAGCAAGGCCGACCGCTCCGAAGAGCTGGAAAAGGTCCTCGAAGATATTCTCAAGAGCACCGATAACGTCAGCGCGATATCCGAACAGCTGGGCCTCGGCGAAGAGAAAGGAGAGGACGCAGAATGA